The proteins below come from a single Halobacteriovorax sp. DA5 genomic window:
- the rpoN gene encoding RNA polymerase factor sigma-54: MATKLSQNLSQTQQLVMTPQLQQAIKLLTLSHLEMTDVIAKEMVENPMLEEFSPGESDYKLDKLESQTKEAKADDFKEEAMMSSGDDMDWQKYVDSYNSTTYEPNMAAPSLSPDDMPNYENMVSKGESLAEHLEWQLRMEALNDVEIDFAIEVIGNINDDGYLSCPFDELIEKTKLEREHCLDILEIVQRLDPVGCGAQDLVDCLLAQARIAEERSPLLEKLIRFHLTNLKNRDYKKITADTGVSEEQIIETAKLLHNFHPKPGRLVGGGDTHYVTPDVFVVEVGGEFVVQVNDDGVPRLRISKMYQDMLNQAESLKNKEAKEFVEEKLKSALWLIKSINKRQRTIDQVAKSIVKKQQQFFKKGPKHLKPMVLKDVANELGVHESTVSRATSNKYMHTPIGLFELKYFFNAGIGGDKGGIDVAGEVLKLKIKELIDNENEKKPLSDQKIADLLSQEDVKVARRTVAKYREMLGILSSSKRKVK; encoded by the coding sequence ATGGCCACAAAACTTTCGCAGAATCTCAGTCAAACTCAGCAGCTCGTGATGACGCCGCAGCTTCAGCAGGCGATTAAATTACTGACATTAAGCCATTTAGAAATGACAGATGTCATCGCTAAGGAGATGGTAGAAAATCCAATGCTGGAAGAGTTTTCACCTGGTGAAAGTGATTACAAACTTGATAAATTAGAGAGTCAAACTAAAGAAGCCAAGGCCGACGATTTTAAAGAAGAGGCCATGATGAGTAGTGGCGATGATATGGATTGGCAAAAGTATGTCGATAGTTATAACTCGACGACATACGAGCCAAATATGGCCGCACCTTCTCTTAGTCCAGACGATATGCCTAATTATGAGAATATGGTTTCAAAGGGAGAGTCCCTTGCTGAACACCTTGAATGGCAGCTTCGTATGGAAGCTTTAAACGATGTCGAGATTGATTTTGCCATTGAGGTTATTGGAAATATCAATGATGATGGCTATCTATCATGTCCATTTGATGAGCTTATTGAAAAAACAAAATTAGAGCGTGAGCACTGTCTAGATATTTTAGAAATTGTTCAACGTCTTGATCCAGTTGGCTGTGGTGCTCAAGACCTTGTTGACTGTCTGCTAGCTCAAGCAAGAATTGCAGAAGAGCGTTCACCGCTTTTAGAGAAGCTAATTCGTTTTCATTTAACAAATCTAAAAAATAGAGATTATAAGAAAATTACTGCAGACACTGGAGTATCAGAAGAACAGATTATTGAAACTGCAAAACTGCTTCATAATTTTCACCCTAAACCAGGACGTCTTGTAGGTGGTGGAGATACTCATTACGTAACACCTGATGTATTTGTTGTTGAAGTAGGGGGAGAGTTCGTTGTTCAGGTTAATGACGATGGTGTACCAAGATTAAGAATTTCTAAAATGTATCAGGATATGCTTAATCAAGCAGAATCCCTGAAAAATAAAGAAGCTAAAGAATTCGTAGAAGAAAAACTTAAGTCGGCTTTATGGCTAATAAAGTCTATAAATAAGAGACAGCGTACAATTGATCAAGTGGCAAAATCAATTGTGAAAAAGCAGCAGCAATTTTTTAAGAAGGGGCCAAAACATTTAAAGCCTATGGTTCTAAAAGATGTTGCTAATGAGCTGGGAGTTCACGAGTCAACAGTGTCTCGTGCTACTTCAAATAAGTATATGCATACACCAATTGGCCTATTTGAATTGAAGTATTTTTTCAATGCGGGAATCGGTGGAGACAAAGGTGGAATCGACGTTGCAGGTGAAGTTCTAAAATTAAAAATTAAGGAACTTATCGACAATGAAAATGAGAAGAAACCTTTATCGGATCAAAAGATTGCCGACCTTTTGAGCCAAGAAGATGTGAAGGTTGCGAGACGTACAGTCGCTAAGTATAGAGAAATGCTTGGGATTTTGTCGTCGTCAAAAAGAAAAGTAAAATAG
- a CDS encoding porin: MWVNNLRRSLAFSICASSFLYSSTITAKNLGDDFSLYGKISMAAIGQDGAQSLNNNSSRFGFKYKRDGLIEKFTTGLRAEFGINTSNTSQSIQSIPNTTGRFQVDNTSDRPFSTRLAYLWIENGDFNATIGKNWSVWYDVTEMTDIFMVTGAFASSTFTANSEVIGTSRGVDLLEFRYKIGDLHFGAQTKFTGDETAEYDSDGDGIDDAVLTLEHSIAASLRIVKKNYKVGIAAINLNSNNNGVEIAKLSVTVGANYYFKNLFIAAVYGDTKDLELIDGRFVRTDNVEAIMGWRFNPFHQIMIGYNWQTSDDDGLDDYEMSKILGSYMYTNDQYELGIEYVFDDSVDVSGMRPKNNQLILGATMYF, from the coding sequence ATGTGGGTTAATAATTTAAGAAGGTCTCTCGCATTTTCTATATGCGCGAGTTCATTTCTTTATTCAAGTACAATCACAGCTAAGAACCTCGGCGATGACTTCAGTCTCTACGGTAAAATATCCATGGCGGCCATTGGTCAAGATGGAGCTCAATCATTAAATAATAACTCTTCTCGATTTGGTTTTAAATATAAGAGAGATGGCCTAATCGAGAAATTCACCACTGGTCTTCGTGCTGAGTTTGGAATCAATACCAGCAATACGAGCCAGAGCATACAAAGCATCCCCAACACCACGGGACGCTTTCAAGTTGACAATACTAGCGACCGGCCCTTTTCTACTAGGCTAGCTTATCTTTGGATTGAAAACGGAGATTTCAATGCCACAATAGGAAAGAACTGGTCTGTCTGGTATGACGTAACAGAAATGACTGATATCTTTATGGTCACTGGTGCCTTTGCCTCCTCTACTTTTACTGCTAATAGTGAAGTCATTGGAACTTCTCGTGGTGTAGATCTTTTGGAATTTCGCTACAAAATTGGTGACCTACATTTTGGGGCCCAAACAAAGTTTACAGGAGATGAAACGGCCGAATACGATTCTGATGGCGATGGAATTGACGATGCAGTCCTCACTCTTGAGCATTCAATTGCCGCCTCTCTAAGAATTGTTAAAAAAAATTACAAAGTTGGAATTGCAGCGATTAATTTAAATTCAAATAATAATGGAGTTGAAATTGCGAAACTTTCAGTTACCGTTGGAGCAAATTATTATTTTAAAAACCTTTTTATCGCCGCAGTCTACGGTGACACAAAAGACCTCGAATTAATTGATGGCAGATTCGTAAGAACTGATAATGTCGAGGCAATTATGGGTTGGCGCTTCAACCCATTTCACCAGATAATGATTGGATACAATTGGCAAACTTCTGATGACGATGGACTGGATGATTATGAAATGTCTAAAATTCTTGGATCATATATGTATACAAATGATCAGTATGAATTAGGTATTGAGTATGTATTTGATGATAGTGTCGATGTCAGTGGAATGCGCCCAAAGAACAATCAGCTCATTTTAGGCGCAACCATGTATTTCTAA
- a CDS encoding peptidylprolyl isomerase — MPKVIGFHYTLTNSKNEVLDNSAEHGPLVFLEGVGQIIPGLEKEIVAMNVGDKKVINVPAADAYGNINDELVITVQRSQFPEDAQLNIGDVFQVNQDQGLPPFAVIAIEGDEITLDGNHPLAGEDLNFDIEITEVREATETELAHGHAHGQGGCGH, encoded by the coding sequence ATGCCAAAAGTTATCGGATTTCACTACACATTAACGAACTCAAAGAACGAAGTTTTAGACAATTCTGCTGAACATGGTCCACTAGTTTTCTTAGAAGGTGTTGGTCAGATCATCCCAGGTCTTGAAAAAGAAATCGTAGCAATGAATGTTGGTGATAAGAAAGTTATCAATGTACCTGCTGCTGACGCATACGGTAATATAAATGATGAACTAGTTATTACTGTGCAACGCTCACAATTCCCAGAGGATGCACAACTTAATATTGGTGACGTATTCCAAGTTAACCAAGACCAAGGACTTCCTCCATTTGCAGTTATTGCAATTGAAGGCGATGAAATTACTTTAGATGGTAACCACCCACTTGCAGGTGAAGACCTAAACTTTGATATTGAAATCACTGAAGTAAGAGAAGCAACAGAAACAGAACTTGCTCATGGACATGCTCATGGACAAGGTGGATGTGGCCACTAA
- the hpf gene encoding ribosome hibernation-promoting factor, HPF/YfiA family, which translates to MKVTVSFRHLDHTPALDERIQEKSEKIAKYLDGNLHLKWSCEVRDGREHYAEVEVIGPKFDYHAKAHSDSLYKTIDLVVAKIEKQVQRKKEKMLNKKKMAHKDMEILEPNDAWMDYDDMAS; encoded by the coding sequence ATGAAAGTAACAGTAAGTTTTAGACACCTAGATCATACGCCAGCACTTGATGAGAGAATCCAAGAAAAGTCAGAAAAAATCGCAAAGTACCTTGATGGAAATCTACATCTAAAATGGAGTTGTGAGGTTAGGGATGGTCGCGAACACTATGCCGAAGTCGAAGTAATTGGACCGAAGTTCGATTACCATGCGAAAGCTCACTCTGATAGCCTATATAAGACCATTGATCTTGTTGTTGCTAAGATTGAAAAACAGGTACAAAGAAAGAAAGAAAAAATGCTTAATAAGAAAAAGATGGCTCACAAAGACATGGAAATCCTCGAACCAAACGATGCGTGGATGGACTATGATGATATGGCGTCTTAA
- a CDS encoding DUF2608 domain-containing protein, giving the protein MKYIISILIAFSALSYQEIASHSDFYKKIVEYTKKNKLKTSDVLVVYDIDNTLLRFKTSFGSDQWYNWQKEQINNGCPVHCIAKSVNEMLEYSYKATFISDMILVEKEIPRLIEKLQETGYGVTSITSRGPVNYPATVREMNKNGINLNKVNAPRLPFMTKLQGREVRYADGIFMTSGLNKGQMLTHLINRPGINKKYKAVFFLDDRLKHMKSMDKEYKNNKANKLAVFAYRLTTTDAIVKEFNESDKKLEIRIGEEFKKLNKDLN; this is encoded by the coding sequence ATGAAATATATAATTTCTATTTTAATCGCTTTTAGCGCCCTATCTTATCAGGAGATAGCTTCTCACTCTGACTTTTATAAGAAGATTGTTGAGTATACTAAGAAGAATAAATTAAAAACAAGTGATGTTCTTGTTGTCTATGATATCGATAACACTCTTTTAAGATTCAAAACAAGCTTCGGTAGTGATCAGTGGTATAACTGGCAGAAGGAACAAATTAACAATGGTTGTCCGGTTCATTGTATTGCCAAGTCAGTTAATGAAATGCTTGAGTACTCTTATAAAGCAACATTTATTTCTGATATGATTCTAGTTGAAAAAGAAATTCCAAGACTGATCGAAAAACTACAAGAGACAGGTTACGGAGTAACTTCTATCACTTCTAGAGGTCCTGTTAATTATCCTGCAACAGTTCGAGAAATGAATAAGAATGGAATTAATCTTAATAAAGTAAATGCCCCAAGACTTCCATTTATGACAAAGTTACAAGGAAGAGAAGTACGTTATGCTGATGGTATCTTTATGACTTCAGGACTTAATAAGGGCCAAATGCTTACTCACTTAATTAATCGTCCAGGGATTAACAAGAAGTATAAAGCAGTCTTCTTCTTAGATGATCGTCTAAAGCATATGAAGAGTATGGATAAAGAGTATAAGAATAATAAAGCGAATAAGCTTGCTGTCTTTGCCTATCGTCTAACGACAACTGATGCTATCGTAAAAGAGTTTAACGAATCAGATAAGAAGCTTGAAATACGAATTGGTGAAGAATTTAAAAAATTAAATAAAGATTTAAATTAA
- a CDS encoding cation:proton antiporter, whose protein sequence is MINLQNTEVQYLLLFTILLILPKLLLRFQIPIGISSIFLGIAAGLGLGWFQNDDLLLMLSRLGITSLFLFAGFEVEFEELKQNWKELLSGVTQTISITLIVAFGIHFFFSISFRAATLIALGIMTPSTGFILNSLKNYGFSEGQEYWIRSKAISKEISAILLLFITLQSESLVNLGSSTFILVALSVFLPLSYKLFFKYIAPYAKDSEVGFLILTALICGVITKKIGTYYLVGAFLVGFIASEFKHFGKSEKSEEILKNLQMFFSFFIPFYFFKAGVGFTEDLFTMDGLYIGLAFLGIFIPLRIFNTYSNMKFFMQDFWPDRKEITVSLLPTLIFGLVMAQIAKERFEVPLEIISGLVIYTLVSSVIPAFMFKKVPPENY, encoded by the coding sequence ATGATTAACTTGCAGAATACGGAAGTACAGTACTTATTACTGTTTACAATTCTTCTCATTCTTCCAAAACTTTTACTTCGATTCCAAATCCCAATTGGTATCTCATCAATCTTTTTAGGGATTGCTGCTGGTCTTGGGCTTGGATGGTTTCAAAATGATGATCTACTACTAATGCTTTCTCGCTTGGGGATCACATCTTTATTCTTATTCGCTGGTTTTGAAGTTGAATTTGAAGAACTGAAGCAGAATTGGAAAGAGCTCCTATCCGGGGTTACCCAGACTATCTCCATCACACTTATAGTTGCTTTTGGGATACACTTCTTCTTTTCAATTAGTTTCCGTGCAGCAACTTTAATTGCACTTGGTATCATGACTCCTTCAACAGGCTTCATCTTAAACTCATTAAAGAATTATGGGTTTAGTGAAGGGCAGGAGTACTGGATTAGATCAAAAGCAATTTCTAAGGAGATCTCTGCCATCTTACTGCTATTTATTACTCTTCAGTCGGAGAGCTTAGTTAACCTTGGTAGTTCTACCTTTATTTTAGTTGCCCTTAGTGTCTTTTTACCCCTTTCTTACAAATTATTTTTCAAATATATCGCTCCATATGCAAAGGATTCAGAAGTTGGTTTCTTAATTCTTACTGCACTTATTTGTGGTGTTATCACAAAGAAAATCGGAACTTACTATCTAGTAGGGGCATTCCTTGTTGGATTTATTGCTTCAGAGTTTAAGCACTTTGGAAAATCTGAGAAGTCAGAAGAAATTTTAAAGAACCTACAGATGTTCTTTTCTTTCTTCATTCCATTCTACTTCTTTAAGGCCGGTGTAGGCTTTACTGAAGATCTATTTACAATGGATGGACTATATATTGGATTAGCATTCTTAGGAATTTTCATTCCTCTTAGAATCTTCAATACATACTCAAATATGAAATTCTTTATGCAGGATTTCTGGCCAGACCGTAAAGAGATTACTGTTTCATTACTACCGACACTTATCTTTGGTTTAGTAATGGCCCAGATTGCTAAGGAGCGCTTTGAAGTTCCTTTAGAGATTATTTCAGGTCTTGTTATCTACACTCTTGTTTCAAGTGTAATACCGGCCTTTATGTTTAAAAAAGTTCCACCTGAAAATTATTAG
- a CDS encoding mechanosensitive ion channel family protein: protein MTLENIFVDTQGEIKKSVYVTLVLILFYLTNHIFSFILKKTSSINIETKRRYVVNTNISLTIIFVFITLYIYSTELKNLAFSLAALMVAIVLITKELSLNIMGGIYKTFSGGFIIGDTIEIDGKRGSVIDRDLFTTTLLEVGPNKTSHNYTGRSVIIPNSIFLTNRVTNESFLKSFVLHTFKVVLSPDCDWEKAERILLEKSEFYCSEYFEQAQVVLNKLFTKSHLETPILKPRVQINFTSKDEIELNVRITAPARTKGSVEQKILKDFLREFYK, encoded by the coding sequence ATGACTTTAGAAAATATATTCGTTGATACACAAGGTGAAATTAAAAAATCAGTTTATGTCACATTAGTACTGATTCTTTTCTATTTAACTAACCATATCTTTTCTTTCATTTTGAAAAAGACTAGTAGCATAAATATTGAAACGAAAAGACGCTATGTTGTTAACACAAATATTTCGTTAACGATTATCTTCGTCTTTATTACTCTTTATATTTATTCAACTGAGTTGAAAAACCTGGCCTTCTCACTTGCCGCCCTAATGGTTGCCATAGTCCTCATCACAAAAGAGCTCTCTCTTAATATTATGGGTGGTATCTATAAGACGTTTTCTGGTGGATTTATTATTGGGGATACTATTGAGATTGATGGCAAGCGCGGAAGTGTTATCGACCGAGATCTATTCACGACAACTCTATTAGAAGTTGGACCAAATAAAACATCACACAACTATACAGGACGCTCTGTTATTATTCCAAACTCAATATTCTTAACAAATCGAGTAACGAATGAATCATTTTTAAAGAGTTTTGTTCTTCATACTTTTAAAGTTGTTCTCTCTCCAGATTGTGATTGGGAAAAAGCGGAGAGAATTCTTCTTGAGAAATCAGAATTCTATTGTTCTGAATATTTTGAGCAGGCCCAAGTTGTTTTAAACAAACTATTCACAAAGTCTCACTTAGAAACACCTATTCTAAAACCACGTGTTCAAATCAATTTTACGAGTAAAGATGAGATCGAACTCAATGTTAGAATAACGGCTCCAGCAAGAACGAAAGGCTCTGTAGAACAGAAGATTCTTAAAGATTTCTTGCGAGAATTTTATAAGTAA
- a CDS encoding LptA/OstA family protein, translating into MTSTLIGLFSRYEDEDLEQSMTDLLNQDIYSYFKNVKYFKKTDKDARYHLEAAEVSQNLTTDVLILTEPNGVLINDHQAEPMYYDAYTGVLNAKEKYLSLRGKVVLRNRNMSIKSESMNYSDNSQVVNFRGKTESISKDFDSAYEVAVNADELSYNLVTEVGTYDGNVEGRVQRVRAYEDSVKFFADSIIVDKSNRNANMSGNVKFQKSQLLASARNGEIYLDNYNKKLKYYALYDDVVIEETVSPKGQVPFKRKAFSERLEGYMAEDKIVLLGLPRVYQKKDVLKGNTIVLRRDIETIEVDDANTNFKIR; encoded by the coding sequence ATGACATCAACATTAATTGGACTCTTTAGCCGTTACGAAGACGAGGACTTAGAACAGTCGATGACGGATCTTTTGAACCAAGATATTTATTCGTATTTTAAAAATGTTAAGTACTTTAAAAAGACAGATAAAGATGCTCGCTATCACCTTGAAGCGGCAGAGGTTTCTCAAAATTTAACAACAGATGTTCTTATTCTAACAGAGCCCAATGGGGTTCTTATTAACGATCATCAAGCAGAGCCAATGTATTACGATGCTTACACTGGTGTCTTGAACGCAAAGGAAAAATATCTTTCTCTTAGAGGAAAGGTCGTTCTTAGAAATCGCAATATGAGTATTAAGTCAGAGAGTATGAATTATTCAGATAATTCTCAGGTTGTGAATTTCCGTGGCAAGACAGAATCGATTTCAAAAGATTTTGATTCGGCTTATGAAGTCGCGGTAAATGCAGATGAGCTAAGTTATAATCTTGTGACAGAAGTTGGAACTTATGACGGAAATGTTGAGGGAAGGGTTCAAAGAGTGAGGGCCTATGAGGACTCGGTTAAGTTTTTTGCAGACTCAATTATTGTTGATAAGAGCAATCGCAATGCCAACATGAGTGGAAATGTAAAATTTCAGAAATCTCAACTACTTGCAAGTGCCCGAAATGGCGAAATCTATCTAGATAACTACAATAAAAAACTCAAGTATTATGCACTATATGACGATGTGGTCATTGAGGAAACTGTTTCTCCTAAGGGACAAGTTCCTTTTAAAAGAAAGGCTTTTAGTGAGCGACTTGAGGGATATATGGCAGAGGATAAAATTGTTCTGCTTGGTCTCCCACGGGTTTATCAAAAGAAAGACGTTTTAAAAGGAAATACAATTGTTCTTAGGCGTGACATCGAGACCATAGAAGTTGATGATGCTAATACGAACTTTAAAATAAGGTAA
- the lptB gene encoding LPS export ABC transporter ATP-binding protein — MVEEIAQLSAHGLKKVYGGREVVKGVSIDVKQGEVVGLLGPNGAGKTTSFYMMVGLVKADEGTIDLSGEDLTEQPIHIRALKGVGYLPQEASIFRDLTVEANIFSVLENRELPRAKKKTLLDNLIADFGLGHIRKSLGSALSGGERRRVEIARTLALEPKFVLLDEPFAGVDPLAVNDIQSVINSLKRRNIGVLITDHNVRETLGVVDRAFIMSSGELLVSGTPDEIVNNERARKFYLGEEFRM; from the coding sequence ATGGTTGAAGAAATCGCACAATTATCAGCTCATGGTTTAAAGAAAGTCTACGGCGGCAGAGAAGTCGTAAAAGGCGTTTCAATCGATGTTAAGCAAGGAGAAGTCGTAGGACTACTCGGCCCAAACGGTGCTGGTAAGACAACATCGTTTTATATGATGGTAGGGCTAGTTAAGGCAGATGAAGGAACAATAGATTTATCTGGCGAAGACTTAACAGAGCAACCAATTCATATTAGGGCGTTAAAGGGAGTTGGTTATCTTCCACAAGAAGCCAGCATCTTTAGAGATTTAACAGTTGAGGCCAATATCTTCTCGGTACTAGAAAATCGAGAACTACCAAGGGCCAAGAAGAAGACACTTCTTGATAACTTGATAGCAGACTTTGGACTTGGACATATTAGAAAATCTCTTGGTTCAGCTCTTTCCGGTGGTGAAAGAAGAAGAGTTGAGATTGCACGAACTCTGGCACTTGAGCCTAAGTTTGTTCTTCTCGACGAGCCTTTTGCTGGAGTTGACCCGTTAGCAGTTAATGACATTCAAAGTGTTATTAACAGTCTAAAGAGAAGGAATATCGGTGTACTAATCACCGACCACAACGTGAGAGAAACATTAGGAGTAGTTGATCGCGCGTTTATTATGAGTAGTGGAGAATTACTTGTAAGTGGGACACCGGATGAAATTGTAAACAATGAAAGAGCAAGGAAGTTCTATCTTGGTGAAGAATTTAGAATGTAG
- a CDS encoding ABC-F family ATP-binding cassette domain-containing protein, translated as MLNVSNISKIQSSETLYSGGSFQINPGEKVGLVGPNGAGKTTLFRMIIGEEKPDEGQISFPDKLRWAYFSQKVGEMAGQTAKEVVMSGDVKVAELAQQLKEFEDKLADCANMSDDEMNDVLMKMGDVQSEFEKRGGYDLETRAEEVLTGLGIMPVDHNKMIEDFSGGWKMRIALARVLVINPELILMDEPTNYLDMESILWLEDWLKNFKGGIFMTTHDRDFMNNVCNKIVEIAHKRITTYTGNYDFYEKERDLRREQLIAQASRQADMLAKEEEFIAKFKARASHAAQVQSRVKKLEKIDRIEVPAEEETINFQFPTPPRGGDDVVIIKDLSKSWPLSDGSAHEVFHGLSTTVKRTNKIAVVGVNGAGKSTLLKCITAHTEPTAGTVAIGPSIKIGYFSQYSLEVLNPESSVFDEVRKDLPMASDGYVRNLLAAFLFRGQDVDKKVKYLSGGEKSRLVMAVLLSQNNNFLVLDEPTNHLDIKSREVLLDALKRYEGTVMFVSHDRHFLSELAENVYEVDKGEVRIFPGSYVEYMERQ; from the coding sequence ATGTTAAATGTTTCCAATATTTCAAAAATCCAAAGTAGTGAAACCTTATATAGCGGTGGAAGCTTTCAAATAAATCCTGGCGAAAAGGTTGGGCTAGTTGGTCCAAACGGAGCTGGGAAAACAACTTTATTTCGTATGATTATTGGTGAGGAGAAACCTGATGAAGGCCAAATCTCTTTTCCTGATAAATTGCGTTGGGCCTATTTCTCTCAAAAAGTAGGGGAGATGGCAGGGCAGACGGCAAAAGAAGTCGTTATGTCTGGAGACGTAAAAGTTGCTGAGCTAGCACAACAGCTTAAAGAATTTGAAGACAAGTTAGCTGATTGTGCCAATATGAGTGACGATGAGATGAATGATGTCCTGATGAAAATGGGAGACGTTCAGTCAGAGTTTGAAAAGCGTGGTGGCTATGATCTTGAAACACGCGCTGAGGAAGTTCTAACAGGACTAGGGATTATGCCTGTTGATCATAATAAGATGATTGAAGACTTCTCTGGTGGATGGAAGATGCGTATTGCTCTTGCTCGTGTTCTTGTAATTAATCCTGAACTTATCCTAATGGATGAGCCTACCAACTACCTCGATATGGAATCGATTCTTTGGCTTGAAGACTGGCTAAAGAATTTTAAGGGCGGAATCTTTATGACGACCCACGATCGTGATTTCATGAATAATGTTTGTAATAAGATTGTGGAAATTGCTCATAAGAGAATTACGACTTATACAGGTAATTACGACTTCTACGAGAAAGAAAGAGACCTTCGTCGTGAACAATTAATTGCTCAAGCTTCTCGTCAAGCTGATATGCTAGCAAAAGAAGAAGAGTTCATTGCAAAATTTAAGGCACGTGCTTCACATGCTGCTCAAGTTCAATCTCGAGTGAAGAAGCTTGAAAAAATTGATCGTATTGAAGTTCCTGCTGAGGAAGAAACAATTAACTTTCAATTCCCAACGCCTCCAAGAGGTGGGGATGATGTTGTTATCATTAAAGATCTTTCAAAATCATGGCCACTGTCTGACGGAAGTGCGCATGAAGTCTTTCATGGACTATCAACAACAGTTAAAAGAACAAATAAAATCGCCGTAGTTGGTGTAAATGGTGCGGGTAAGTCAACGCTTTTAAAGTGTATTACTGCTCATACTGAACCAACTGCTGGAACAGTAGCGATTGGCCCTAGTATCAAGATCGGATACTTCTCTCAATACTCACTGGAAGTTCTAAATCCAGAATCAAGTGTTTTTGATGAAGTTAGAAAAGATCTACCAATGGCAAGTGATGGGTATGTTAGAAACCTACTTGCGGCCTTCTTATTTAGAGGCCAAGACGTTGATAAGAAAGTTAAGTACCTTTCAGGGGGAGAGAAGTCTCGTCTTGTTATGGCCGTACTACTTTCGCAAAATAATAATTTCTTAGTTCTAGATGAGCCGACAAACCACCTTGATATTAAATCAAGAGAGGTTCTACTGGATGCACTTAAACGTTATGAGGGAACAGTAATGTTTGTATCCCACGATAGACACTTTCTTAGTGAATTAGCTGAAAATGTTTACGAAGTGGATAAGGGGGAAGTACGCATCTTCCCGGGATCATACGTTGAATACATGGAGAGACAATAA